The segment CCCATTCGGTGAACCAGCAGTCACCGGCCGGTCCGGCGACGATCGCGTGGGGCCGGGACGCGGGGTCCGGGAGGGGGAACTCGTCGATCCGGCCGTCGGTGGTGATCCGGCCTATCCGGCCGGCGCCTATCTCCACGAACCAGAGTGCGCCGTCCCCGCCGCAGGTGATCCCGACCGGCGCGGCGTTCTCGGTGGGGAGGGGGTGGAGGGTGATGTCCCCGTCGAAGCCGATGCGACCGATCGCATGCGCTTGATTGAGGGTGAACCACAGGGCGTCGTCGGGCCCGGTGGTGATGGCTGAGGGGAACGCGCCGCTGAGCGGCAGGGGATATTCCGTCACCCGGCCGTCCGTGGTGATCCGGCCGATGCGGTCGCCGTGCAGCTGGGTGAACCACAGCGCTCCATCGGGCGCGGACACCATGCCGAAGGGGCCACCGCCCGGAGTGGGGAGGGGGAACGAGCTCACCTCGCCGGTCACGGTGATCCGTCCGATCCGATGGTCCCGGCTTCGGGTGAACCACAAGGCGCCGTCGGGGCCTGAGGTGATGACGGACGGCCCGCAGGACGCGGAGTCGAGTGCGTAGCGGTCGAGTTGGCCGTCCGGGGTCAGGCGGGCGAGCTGCCCCGCGTGAACCAAGGTGCACCACAGGGCGCCATCCGGCCCGGTGGTGAGCGCATACGGGCCCGCGTCCGCGTCGGAGACGGGGATCTGCTGGAACGAGGCGGTACGTCGGGTCATCGGTGGGGCGGGTCCTTTCAACGGGGTGCCGGGCGCCGGTCGCGGGGCTGTGGTCGGGGGTAGGGGAGCGGGCGGGCGTACCTGCGGGAGCGGCGGTGTCGGAGCAGGGCCGGCCAGAGTCCAAGCCATTACTGCTACATCAGTTGCATTAAGAATGCTGTCACGGCGCCGCCGCAGAAGCAACAAGAATTTTTGGCGAGGTCTCCGCAGCGGGGGCGCCGGCGAGCGACTCAGCTGGTCGATCGCGTGCGTCCGCAGCTCTCAGTTGGAGGAGGGGCGGACTCCGGGGATCTCCAACGTCAGGCAAACCGCGGCCAGTTGGTTGCCCACCGATACTTCCCGCCGGGGGAACGGAGCCCGCCGCCTGAGCTCACCGGCCACACCGGTCGCCACCGCCCGCCCCGGGACAACGCACCGGAACGAGTGGACATGCATGTGTCAGCCACGGGTAGGGGAGCGTGCGACGGGGGCTCAGCAACAAGGCGGGAGCCAGAGCATGAGGACCAACAGCACCATGGCGGCCGGAATGGAGCCGGAGACCACGTCGAAGGTGGGTGCCGTTCCGGCTCCGGCGGTGCTGCCGCACATCGAGGCGCCGCAGCGCGTCGCCCCGGCCGACGCACGGGAGTTGTCCAAGCTCTTCCTCGCGCGGCTGGAGACGGTGGAGGAGGGCACGCCCGAGTACCAGTACGTGCGGAACACCCTCATCGAGATGAACCTCTCCCTGGTGCGCTATGTCGCCCGCCGTTTCTCCAGCCGCAGGGAATCCCTGGAGGACGTCCTCCAGGTCGGGACGATCGGTCTGATCAAGGCGATCGACCGCTACGAGCCTTCCCGTGAGGTGGAGTTCACCACGCTGGCCGTCCCGTACATCCAGGGCGAGATCAAGCGGTTCTTCCGCGACACCACGTGGTCGGTGCGGGTGCCGCGGCGCCTCCAGGAGCTCCGGATCGACCTCGCCCGGGCCCGCGAGGAGCTGGAGGGGGAGGGCAGCCACGAGCCGTCCGTCGCGGAGCTCGCCGACCACCTCGACATGCCCGAGAGCGAGGTGGAAGAGGGCTTGGTGGCTTGCAACGGCTATGACAGCGACTCCATCGACCGGCCCATCCAGGCCGGCGGTGGCGGCAAGCAGCAGACCGGTTTCGTCGCCGACCTCATCGGCGCCGAGGACCCCGCCCTCGGCCTCGCTGAGGACATCCAGGCCCTCAAGCCCCACCTGGCCAAGCTCAACGACCGCGACCGCACCCTCCTCCAACTGCGCTTCGGGGCCGAGATGACACAGGCCGAGATCGGCGAGGAGCTCGGCCTCTCCCAGATGCATGTCTCACGCCTGCTGACCCGCGCCTGCACCACTCTGCGCGAGGCACTGCTCGTCGAGGAATGAAGCGCCCGTCGTGACGGTGGCTCAGAGGCGGGACGAGGAAGTGGCCGGAGACCAGGGCAGGTGCCGCCAGGTCGCGCGTCCACGCCGCGCCGCGCCGGTCCCGCCCGTGGTCACCCGGCCTGGCTGCTGTCCTTCAAGCTGCCCCAGCCGTGCCAGCGGTCGATCTCGATCCAGGCGCTGACCCGACGGCGGTCCCGCTGCGGGTACGGCTTGCCGAGGTAGTGCTGCGCCAGTCGGTCGATATCGGTGAGCGCGTCGTCGGCGAGGATTTCGGCGACGTGGCCGATGAGGCTGAGGTGCGTGTACCAGTTGCCCTCGTCCAGCACGGTGAGCGTGACCCGGGGATCGTTGCGGAGGTGCGCCAGCCGTTTGCGGCCTTCATCCATGTTGACCAGCACCCGGCCGTTGTCCCAGAGGTACCAGGTGGCCGTCGAGACCGGCTGCCCGTCCGCGCGCAGCGTCGTGATGACCGCCGGATTCGCCTTCCCCACCATGCTGACTGCCGCATCGGGAAGCGGTGGTTTCGACATCTGAGGTGCCCTCCATTACGGCGCCGCCCGCCGGTCGCGACGCTCGACATGATCGACGTCAACGACTGTACTCAGCTCACCCCTCACCTTCCTGTTGACCGGGGCGACCAGGGCGACCAGGGCGACCGGGGTGACCGGGGCGGCCGCGGCCCGGCGTCCCTGGCCACGCCACCGCCGTCCTACCGACCAGACCCCTGGCCCTGAGAACGAGGCCCAAGGCCTGCCCTGCTCCCATCCCACGTCCTACTCGGAGGCCACTGGCCGGGAAGGGCACTGACCGACCGGCTCATCGACGGCATTCGACCCCACCGACCCCACCGACCCCGCCGACCCCGCCGACCCCACTGGTCCCACCGGGGCGACAGCCGGCTTCCGGAGCAGCAGCATCGCGGCGTCGTCATGGAGCTCTCCGCCCACATGCGTGAGCAGATCCTCATGGAGCGCGGCGAGCGTGCGGGACGGCTCCTCCGAGAGATGCACGGCCAGCCGCTCACTGAGCGGATAGAACTCCCGCTCGTGGTCGCGGGCCTCGGTCACGCCGTCGGTGTAGAAGAGCAGCTGGTTTCCGTCGGCCAGCGCTACTTCCTGGAGGATCGGGGACTCGTCGGCCAGGGCCCGCAGACCGAGCGGCGGGGTCGGCCGGGCAGGCTCCACGGGCAGCACGGCCGAGCCCTGGGCCAGCAGTGGAGCGGCATGCCCGCAGTTGACCAGCTCCATCCGGTCGGCGTCGGGGTAGCCGGCGATCACCGCGGTGACGAAGTCGTCCGGGCCGAGGTTGCGCGCCAGGCTCCGTTCGATGCGGTGGACGACATCGAGGAGATCCGGCTCGTCGTAGGCCGCCTCCCGGAAGACCCCCAGGACCAGGGCGGCGACGCCGACCGCCGGCAGCCCTTTGCCGCGTACGTCGCCGACGATGAGCCGGATGCCGTAGGGCGTGGGCACCAGTGCGTACAGGTCTCCGCCGATCCGCGCCTCGGCCGCGGCGGCGCTGTACCGTACCGCCGCCTGGAAGGGCCCCACGGTCGCGGGGACCGGCTTGAGGAAGGCGTGCTGCGCGGCCTCGGCGACCGAGCGGACCGCGGCCAGTACCTGCTCACGACGCCTGCGCAGGGTCGCGGCCAGACTGCTGGCCAGGGTCACGGCGGACAGTGCGGACAGCACGATCGCCAGCTCACGGTCCGACGTCCCGGCATGGATCGCGATGGCCGCGCCCAGTCCCACGGCCAGCGCACCGATCCGGAGCACCCCCCACGGACCGCTGGTCGCGGCCGCCAGCGCGGGGCCGACGGCGAGCAGCGGCAGCCAGCTCATCCCGGTACCGCCCGTCAGGGCGAGGAGCGCGACGGCCGCGATGATCAGAACCGGTACTACGGAGGCGAAGTGCCGGCGGACGCCCGCGCCGCCGGACGGTACCTCGCCCCGCGGCGGGGCAGCACGCCGGGCAGCCCTCCACAGCGCGGAGAACGGATGCGCAAGCTGCCACTGCGGCCGGCGGTCGTGGTGGTGGATTCGGGCTGGGCGCATCCTCGTCCGCGGCTCGCTTCCCTGCTCATGGCACTTACGTGCCTAAATGTCCGTTTCATCTAGGAAACGGGTGCAGAGGGGCGGCCGCAAGGACCGGGATTTCAGATAGTGAGCGACAGTCCCCTGGTCACGCGGCCCGCGGTCGGAATCAGCCGGTTCCGGATCTCGTTGATGCGGGCGATTCGGTCCGCCCGGAGGGAGACGCCGAGGGCGCCGAGCGTTTCACCGCTGTACACCGGTACCGCGACGCAGAATGTCCCGAGGGCGTACTCCTCCATGTCCGTCACCGCCGGTGTCAGGGGCGTCGTGCCGAGCCGTCGGAGGAGTTCGGCGCGGCCGGTGATGGTGCGCGGGGTGAGATCGGCGAGGGGATGCCGTGCGAGGTAGTCGTCGCGGGCCTCGTCGTCCAACTCGCTCAGCACGCATTTGCCCAGCGCCGTGGCGTGCCCGGCGTCCTCGAAGCCCACCCAGAGATCCACCCGCGGTGCCCGTGGGCCGTCGACGATCTCGGCGACCCGGATCTCGCCGTCCTCGTAGAAGGTCAGGTAAGCGGCGGCCGAGAGCTCGTCGCGCAGCGCCGCCAGCGCGGGACGGACCCGGCTCAGCAGGGCCTGGCCCCGTCCGCCGGCATGCAGCGTGGTCAGCTTCTCGCCCAGGACGAAACCGCCGTCGTTCAGCTTCCGGATGTATCCGTCGTGCGCCAGCGTGCGCAGCAGGTGGTACGTGGTGGCCAAGGGCAGCCCCGTCTCCCGTGCCAGCTGCTTCGCCGGCGCACCGCACTCGTGCGCGCCGACCGCCTCCATCAGCCGGAAGGCTCGCTGGACGGAGGTGATGAGGGTGGGGCCCTCTCCATTGCCCATACGTTCAGCCTGCTCCTGGCGCCCCACCCGGGCAAGGGCCGCCCGTCGATGAGTGCCCTGGCTTGCGGACGGTATGCGCCGGGGCACACACGGCAGGCAAGGTGATCGAGTCGGCGGACGAGGAGTCGGCCGCCTCGCTTCGGGACGTTGCGCGGCGGTGATCAGATCTCGTCCCACGGGGCGGCCCCGTACAGACTCCGCACCGTCCGCACCAGCTCCGTGTCTGCCGAATACCGAGTGTTGTCGATCGCCGAGACGGCGGCCACCCCTTGGGAGTTGCAGACGAACGCCCCGTCGAAGGAGGCCAGATCGACGGTGTGGACCGGCCGTTGTGCCCAGGAGATCCCGGCCCGGTCCAGTTCCCGCCGGAGCACCAGCATGGTGGTGCCCTGCAGGGCAGGCGCGTCGGGCCAGACCACCGTCGCGCCCTCGATGAAGCCGATGTTGGTGATCGCGCCCTCGGCCACCGCACCGTCCGGCGCCACCAGAAGCGCCTCGTCGTACCCCTCCTGCTGTACCCGGTCCCGGTGGTACCGCTGCCCGAAGCCGCCGAGATGCTTGAGATGGGCCGCGGGCCGCTGGTAGGCGACACTGCGCAGCCGCTGCGCGGCCTCGGGCTCGGGGACCGGGGGACGGACGGTGATCACCGTGACCGGTCCGTCGCCGGGCTCGGGACGGTAGACGTAGACGCGGACGGCTGCGTCGTGGCTCCGTTCCCGCAGGGCATGGCGGATCCTGCCGCGGACCACTTCGCCGTCCAGCTCCACACCGAAGAGCTCACGGGTGGCCGCGTCCAGCCGCCGCAGATGGAGATCCAGCCCGCGTACCCGGCCTCCCCTGACCTGCATGGCCGTGAAATGCCCCTGGCCGCTCAGCATCTCGAACAGCAGGGGATCGGCCTCGGTGGCACGGCCGTTGATCTCTATGTGAGGCGTGGGCGAATCGGTCATGATCGGCATCCTAGGGCCCGGGCCCGTCGGCAGGCGGGCGGTCACGCACCGGCCCTGCCGTGAGCGGCACCGGCCCTGGCCCCGATGCGGCGCCCCCTCGAAGCACTTATCCACCACACCAGAACATGTATTCGATTAAGGCGTACCCTTGCGGCATGGCCAGGCATCTTCAGGGCTCGCTCTTCGACCAGACCGACGAGGTCCGGCTCGGTCCGCTGCGCGGGATACGCCGGTCCGAGCTCGGCGACGGTGCCTGGATCGATCTGCTGCCCGGGTGGCTGAGCGGGGCGGACGCGCTGTTCGAGCAGCTCGCGACGGAGGTCCCTTGGCAGGCCGAGCGCCGGCGGATGTATGAGCAGGTGGTGGACGTACCGCGACTGCTCTCCTTCTACCGGGCCGACGATGCCCTGCCGCACCCCGTCCTGGACGAGGCGAGGGACGCCCTCTCCGCCCACTACGCCACCGAGCTCGGCGAACCGTTCACCACGGCCGGCCTCTGCTACTACCGGGACGGCCACGACAGCGTGGCCTGGCACGGCGACCGGATCGGCCGCGGCAAACGGGAGGACACGATGGTCGCGATCCTGTCCGTAGGTGCGCCGCGCGATCTGCTGCTGCGACCGCGGCGCGGCGGCGGCTCGATACGGCACCCGCTCGGGCACGGCGATCTGCTCGTGATGGGCGGCTCCTGCCAGCGGACTTGGGAACATGCGATCCCCAAGACCGCCCGAGCCGCCGGGCCGCGAATCAGCATCCAGTTCCGGCCGCACGGCGTGCACTGAACGCCGAACCGACATTCCGGCGTCACGGCAGAGGGCCCCCGAGCCGGTGATCGGCTCGGGGGCCTGGGAACTGCTGGGGGCGCCGCGATCAGTGTCTGTGGCACACCAGGTGGCCGCGGTGCCACGTCCGCGTCCAGTGGCCCGGGTGGCGGTGGCCGTGCCGGTCACGCCAGGCCGGGTGCCAGACCCGGACCCAGTGCCCGCGGACCATATGACACCGGTCCCGGTCGACATGCTTCGTGGCGGAGTGGTCGCCGTGGTGCGACGGCGTGGCCGAGGCGACCCCCACCGAGGAGAAGGCCGCGCCTCCGGCGAGGGCCACGGTGGCGGCGCCGAGAGCAAGGGCGCGCTTGAACCCGTCAATCATTGCGGATCATGCCTTTCTGCATAGCCGTGATGTGGGCTGCCCCGCCGTTGGCCGGGCAGGAATGACCATGCACCTCTGGCGCTCACTCCATCCCGCCAAAGCCCACGGTTTTACACAATGCAGGCACAAGCCGGAGAAAAGCAGAAATCCTATAGATGTGGTCGATGGGCGCGAAATCGCAGGATGGGGGACGGTCCCGAAAACATCGACCGGGGCGTGACAGGAATCGTGTGCGCCCCCGGGCCGGCCCGCCTCAATCCGGCGCGTTCTCCTCCAGCAGCGCCACAATGGCGGCGTGCCCCGTCTCCCGGTGGTACTCGGCCGCGTGCGTTCCGTCCGGCGCGTGGACAATGAGCTCGACCAATTCGGTGCCCTCGGGACGGGGGCTGCGCTGGACCTCGCACCGGCTGTCCGGGGGCGCGCCCGCCTTCCGGCGCAGCTCACTTTCGACGTCCTTGCCGCTCTCCGCGCGGGCCAGGTGCCACGCCGTCCGGCCCTGTGCGTCGGTGAGCTGCGGGCTGGCGCCGTGGCGCAACAGGGCCCGTGCGACCGCGATCGATCCCCGCTCGGCCGCCGCCATCAACGGGGTCCGGCCGCGGTGGCCGGCGTCCGGATCGGCCTGTCCTTCCAGCAGGAGCCGAGCGGTCCGGTGGTGGCCGTTCTCGGCCGCCCACATCAAGGGGGTGTAGGAAGTGCCGTCGTCTTCCCTGAGGTTGGGATCGGCGCCGTGGGCGAGCAGAGCGCGCACCACCTCCTCATGGCCCCAGCAGGCCGCCGCACACAGCGGCAGCCCCTCGCTTCCCGGCTCCCCCCTGCTCTCCGTATCGGGGGTGGCTCCGGCTTCGAGCAGCAGTCGCACCAGTTCCGCCTGCCCCGAGACGGCAGCCAGGTACAACGGCGTCTTTCCGTCGGCGTCCGGCACGGACGGGGAGGCACCCTGTCGCAGGAGCGCCGCCACCGTGCCCGCCCGGTCCTCGTAGATGGCGGTGATGAGTGGTGAGGTCAACGCCTCGGTCATACAGGGTCCTTCCTCGTGGGAGCCGGCTCCGGCGCAGCCTACGAGGCTCCGCCGCAGACCGCCGCGGCCGTGGCGCACCTGGCGACGGCGGGGCGGGCTGCGGTGTGCCGTGGGCTCAGCTCCCGTTCGGGAAGAGTCGGTCCAGGTGATGGCGGAGGATCGCCGTGGCGGCCTCCGGGGGGCGTTGGCCGACCAGGACGCTGGTGCCGAGGCCCGCCGACAGGGCGAGCAGGCTGATCGCCTCGGTACGGACGTCCAGGCCGGGTGGGGTGAGTCCGGCCTCGCGCGCCCGTTCCAGCTGGTCGGCGAGCACGTCCTCGGCGGCATCGGGGCCGTCGATGAACGGCTGCGCGGCCAGTGCCTCGTCCGTCACCGCCAGCACGGCGTAGGCGGTGTGGACGAGGTGAAAGGCCCGGCTCTCCTCGTCGGTGGGCAGCGATTCGAGGAGCACGGCCTCGATCACCGCGCGCGGCCCCGGCGCTTCCCCGGCGGCCCGGACCCGGTCGGCGATTCGGCTGCTGAGTCCGGTGGTCAGCCACTGGAGGCCATGGAGCAGCAGCTTTTCCTTGGTCTCGAAGTAGTACTGCACCAGCCGCAGGGACACCCCCGCCTCGGCGGCCACATCGCGCATCCCGACGGCGTGCAGTCCTTGCCGCGCCGCCACCCGGACCAGCGCCTCGGTGATCTGCGCACGCCGCTCCTCGTGGTCCACCCGCTTCGGCATCAGCCCTTGCCCTCCGCTCAGTTCGTTGCGTCCGGCCGGTCGGACCGTTTCATGATACCGCTGTATCATCTTGGTGGTACGGTGGTACCACTAAACCTGATGTCCGGAGGGGGCCTGCCGTGCCTGAAACCAAGACGCGCGACCGTGATCCAGCGGTCGGCCGCTATGTGAACGAGGCCCTGCGCGACCGGTACTTCGCCGCATGTGACGCGGTCTATGCGCTGGGACCGGCCCCACAGGGGGAGTTGGCGGTGGCGACCCGCTTCGGGACCACACACGTCTACCGGTACGGGCCGGCCGGCCCCGATGCCGCCGCCCGGACCCCCGTGGTGCTGGTGCACGGTGCCGGGGGCAACTCATCGCAGTGGTATCCGAACATCGCCGCACTCAGCGCCGAGCGCCCGGTCTATGCGGTGGACACCGTCGGCGATCCGGGCCGCAGCGTGCAGCACGAGCCCATCCATCAGCCCGAACGCGCCGCCCAGTGGCTGGACGAGACGCTCGACGGCCTCGGGCTCGACCGGGTCCACCTCGTCGGGGCCTCCTACGGCGGGTGGCTCGCGCTGAACCAGGCGCTGCACCGCCCCGGCCGACTGGCCTCGGTGACCCTGCTGGACCCGGGCGGCCTGGAGAAGGTGGGGGTCCGGTTCTTCGGCTGGGTGTTCCTCAGCCTGCTGGCCACCTTCGCGCCGAAGGCGCTGCGTCCACGCCTCGCCGCCTGGCTCGAACAGCCGGTCCTGGTGGTGCCGGAACTACGGACCATGGTGCGGCTGGGCGTTCGCGCCTACCGCATCCGCCGCCCTGCTCCGCTCCCGCTCACCGAGCCCGAACTGCGCAGTATCCGTACCCCGCTGTATGTGCTGCTGGGAAAGCGGAGCCTGCTGGTGCACCCGGAACGGCAGCGGGAACGCGTCCCGCGTCTGGTGCCCGGCGCCCGCGTCGAGATCATCGCCGACACCGGCCACGGACCGCAGATCGACCACGCCACCCAGGTCAACAGCCGCATGCTGAGCTTTATGAACGACATCAACTGAGGGGAATCCTGGGCCGGTTGCCGGTTGCCGGTTGCCGGTTGCCTGTGACGTGGGGTCGGGGCGGAGCGCCTGGCCGCCCCGGCCATCCTCTGTCACCGCCCCGCCAGTTGCTCGACGGCTGTCAGGACCCGGCCCGCCCCGTCCTCGGTGGCGATCAACGCCGAGACCTGCCGGGCGCGATGACGGTACCGGGGGTCGTGCACGGCCTTCCGCAGCGCCTCCGCCAGGTTTTCCGTGGAGAGTTGCCGGAACGGCACCTTTCCAGGGCTGACCCTGAGTGCTGTGAGTCGTGACGCCCAGAACGGCTGGTCCAGCATCATCGGCACCGGGACCGCCGGGACGCCCGCGCGCAGACCGGCCGCCGTGGTGCCGGCACCCGCGTGATGGACCACGGCCGCCATCTTCGGGAACAGCCAGGAGTGCGGCACCTCGCCCACGGTCAGTACATCGTCCCCGTCCACGGACAAGCCGGCCCAGCTGGCCTGGACGACACCGCGTACTCCGGCGAGTTTCAGGGCCCGGGCCACGAGCCGACCCAGCCGCTCCGGATCACTGGGCTGCATACTGCCGAACCCCACATACACCGGTGGCGGTCCGGAGGACAGGAAGTCCGCGAGCCGGGGTTCCGGTGTCCAGTCGGGGCTCTCCGACGGCCACCAGTAGCCCGCCACCTCCATTCCCCGTCGCCAGTCGGCGGGCCGGGGGACGACCACCGGGCTGAACCCGTGCTGGACGGGCCAGGTGGCCCGCCGCCGTTCGAGGGCGGCCGGAGACACGCCCAGCCGGCGCTCCAGGTGGCGCACGCCCGTGGCGAAGGCCCGGGTCAGCAGGGACTCGGCGCACCGTGCGGCGGTCCGGTTGGCGAAGGGGCCCATCGACGGCATGTCGAAGATGACCGGCGGAAACTCCCGGGTGGGCGCGAGGGGTTGCAGGAAGACACCCAGGCTGGGCAGTCCCAGACCCTCCGCCGCCACGAGTCCCAGGGGCGCCAAACCGCTGGACAGCAAGACGACTTCGGCTCCCGCCGCACAGGCCTCCGTCACCGCGTCGGCCATCTCCGGCGCCAACTCCCGTGCCAGCTTTATCTGTTCGACCTTGGTGAGACCGGCCCCCGAGCCGCGCTTACCCGGCCCGGTTCCCTCCCGGGAATCCGTGCCGGAGGCGGCGTACCGGTCGAGCGGAAGCGGGCGGAATCCGAGGCCGCTTCGGCGGACCGCTTCGGCCGAGCGGGCATGGGTGGCCATTACCACCCGGTGCCCGGCTTGCCGCAGCCGGGCACCGAGGCCGGTGTAGGGAGCCACGTCGCCGTGCGACCCCGCGGTAGCGATGAGGATGTGCATAGTCGGCAGTGTTCCGTTCCCTGAGTTCCGGCGATTCCGACCACGTACTGCTTCACCCGGGTGGGCTATCCGCCGCAGTCCCGTGGAGCCGAAAGCGCTTGTCTTCCTGCACGGTTGTGCAGGGCGGCCGCGTCAGTCCCGGCGGGCGATCACCCGGTAGGCGTTGGAGAGACGGGTGCGCCGGGTGAGCGGCGCGAGCAGGATGTCCATTCCGAAGAGGACGAGCAGGGCGGGTGCGGCGGCCAGCAGGGCCAGCCTGCGGACCCAGCGGCTGACCGGGCCGGGTTTTCTGGGCAGCCACGGCAGATCCTCGCCCGGCAGCACGCAGTTGAGCACGTTCACGGCCGCGGAGGTCAGATCCGTCGGGATGTGCGGCTCCCGCCGGTCGATGGCCACCACGGTGAAGCCCTGCTCGGTCAGCGCGCCGCAGAGGTTGTCCAGGGGGATGAGGTGCAGATGCTGTGGCTGGAGCCAGGGGC is part of the Streptomyces platensis genome and harbors:
- a CDS encoding aminotransferase class IV, translated to MTDSPTPHIEINGRATEADPLLFEMLSGQGHFTAMQVRGGRVRGLDLHLRRLDAATRELFGVELDGEVVRGRIRHALRERSHDAAVRVYVYRPEPGDGPVTVITVRPPVPEPEAAQRLRSVAYQRPAAHLKHLGGFGQRYHRDRVQQEGYDEALLVAPDGAVAEGAITNIGFIEGATVVWPDAPALQGTTMLVLRRELDRAGISWAQRPVHTVDLASFDGAFVCNSQGVAAVSAIDNTRYSADTELVRTVRSLYGAAPWDEI
- a CDS encoding alpha-ketoglutarate-dependent dioxygenase AlkB; protein product: MARHLQGSLFDQTDEVRLGPLRGIRRSELGDGAWIDLLPGWLSGADALFEQLATEVPWQAERRRMYEQVVDVPRLLSFYRADDALPHPVLDEARDALSAHYATELGEPFTTAGLCYYRDGHDSVAWHGDRIGRGKREDTMVAILSVGAPRDLLLRPRRGGGSIRHPLGHGDLLVMGGSCQRTWEHAIPKTARAAGPRISIQFRPHGVH
- a CDS encoding virginiamycin B lyase family protein, producing the protein MTRRTASFQQIPVSDADAGPYALTTGPDGALWCTLVHAGQLARLTPDGQLDRYALDSASCGPSVITSGPDGALWFTRSRDHRIGRITVTGEVSSFPLPTPGGGPFGMVSAPDGALWFTQLHGDRIGRITTDGRVTEYPLPLSGAFPSAITTGPDDALWFTLNQAHAIGRIGFDGDITLHPLPTENAAPVGITCGGDGALWFVEIGAGRIGRITTDGRIDEFPLPDPASRPHAIVAGPAGDCWFTEWGANRVGSITGDGHIEEYDLPIASSEPHGLAFGPDGALYVALEIGAVARLAL
- a CDS encoding SigB/SigF/SigG family RNA polymerase sigma factor, with the protein product MRTNSTMAAGMEPETTSKVGAVPAPAVLPHIEAPQRVAPADARELSKLFLARLETVEEGTPEYQYVRNTLIEMNLSLVRYVARRFSSRRESLEDVLQVGTIGLIKAIDRYEPSREVEFTTLAVPYIQGEIKRFFRDTTWSVRVPRRLQELRIDLARAREELEGEGSHEPSVAELADHLDMPESEVEEGLVACNGYDSDSIDRPIQAGGGGKQQTGFVADLIGAEDPALGLAEDIQALKPHLAKLNDRDRTLLQLRFGAEMTQAEIGEELGLSQMHVSRLLTRACTTLREALLVEE
- a CDS encoding PP2C family protein-serine/threonine phosphatase, with the protein product MRPARIHHHDRRPQWQLAHPFSALWRAARRAAPPRGEVPSGGAGVRRHFASVVPVLIIAAVALLALTGGTGMSWLPLLAVGPALAAATSGPWGVLRIGALAVGLGAAIAIHAGTSDRELAIVLSALSAVTLASSLAATLRRRREQVLAAVRSVAEAAQHAFLKPVPATVGPFQAAVRYSAAAAEARIGGDLYALVPTPYGIRLIVGDVRGKGLPAVGVAALVLGVFREAAYDEPDLLDVVHRIERSLARNLGPDDFVTAVIAGYPDADRMELVNCGHAAPLLAQGSAVLPVEPARPTPPLGLRALADESPILQEVALADGNQLLFYTDGVTEARDHEREFYPLSERLAVHLSEEPSRTLAALHEDLLTHVGGELHDDAAMLLLRKPAVAPVGPVGSAGSAGSVGSVGSNAVDEPVGQCPSRPVASE
- a CDS encoding ankyrin repeat domain-containing protein — translated: MTEALTSPLITAIYEDRAGTVAALLRQGASPSVPDADGKTPLYLAAVSGQAELVRLLLEAGATPDTESRGEPGSEGLPLCAAACWGHEEVVRALLAHGADPNLREDDGTSYTPLMWAAENGHHRTARLLLEGQADPDAGHRGRTPLMAAAERGSIAVARALLRHGASPQLTDAQGRTAWHLARAESGKDVESELRRKAGAPPDSRCEVQRSPRPEGTELVELIVHAPDGTHAAEYHRETGHAAIVALLEENAPD
- a CDS encoding TetR/AcrR family transcriptional regulator — protein: MPKRVDHEERRAQITEALVRVAARQGLHAVGMRDVAAEAGVSLRLVQYYFETKEKLLLHGLQWLTTGLSSRIADRVRAAGEAPGPRAVIEAVLLESLPTDEESRAFHLVHTAYAVLAVTDEALAAQPFIDGPDAAEDVLADQLERAREAGLTPPGLDVRTEAISLLALSAGLGTSVLVGQRPPEAATAILRHHLDRLFPNGS
- a CDS encoding PPOX class F420-dependent oxidoreductase; this translates as MSKPPLPDAAVSMVGKANPAVITTLRADGQPVSTATWYLWDNGRVLVNMDEGRKRLAHLRNDPRVTLTVLDEGNWYTHLSLIGHVAEILADDALTDIDRLAQHYLGKPYPQRDRRRVSAWIEIDRWHGWGSLKDSSQAG
- a CDS encoding glycosyltransferase, which gives rise to MHILIATAGSHGDVAPYTGLGARLRQAGHRVVMATHARSAEAVRRSGLGFRPLPLDRYAASGTDSREGTGPGKRGSGAGLTKVEQIKLARELAPEMADAVTEACAAGAEVVLLSSGLAPLGLVAAEGLGLPSLGVFLQPLAPTREFPPVIFDMPSMGPFANRTAARCAESLLTRAFATGVRHLERRLGVSPAALERRRATWPVQHGFSPVVVPRPADWRRGMEVAGYWWPSESPDWTPEPRLADFLSSGPPPVYVGFGSMQPSDPERLGRLVARALKLAGVRGVVQASWAGLSVDGDDVLTVGEVPHSWLFPKMAAVVHHAGAGTTAAGLRAGVPAVPVPMMLDQPFWASRLTALRVSPGKVPFRQLSTENLAEALRKAVHDPRYRHRARQVSALIATEDGAGRVLTAVEQLAGR
- a CDS encoding alpha/beta fold hydrolase, with the protein product MPETKTRDRDPAVGRYVNEALRDRYFAACDAVYALGPAPQGELAVATRFGTTHVYRYGPAGPDAAARTPVVLVHGAGGNSSQWYPNIAALSAERPVYAVDTVGDPGRSVQHEPIHQPERAAQWLDETLDGLGLDRVHLVGASYGGWLALNQALHRPGRLASVTLLDPGGLEKVGVRFFGWVFLSLLATFAPKALRPRLAAWLEQPVLVVPELRTMVRLGVRAYRIRRPAPLPLTEPELRSIRTPLYVLLGKRSLLVHPERQRERVPRLVPGARVEIIADTGHGPQIDHATQVNSRMLSFMNDIN
- a CDS encoding IclR family transcriptional regulator produces the protein MGNGEGPTLITSVQRAFRLMEAVGAHECGAPAKQLARETGLPLATTYHLLRTLAHDGYIRKLNDGGFVLGEKLTTLHAGGRGQALLSRVRPALAALRDELSAAAYLTFYEDGEIRVAEIVDGPRAPRVDLWVGFEDAGHATALGKCVLSELDDEARDDYLARHPLADLTPRTITGRAELLRRLGTTPLTPAVTDMEEYALGTFCVAVPVYSGETLGALGVSLRADRIARINEIRNRLIPTAGRVTRGLSLTI